From one Pontibacillus sp. HMF3514 genomic stretch:
- a CDS encoding VOC family protein: protein MQLFHYHWWTDKPEEMERFYQKLGFETNLRVGNYKGEMQTFNPPLNWDDFRDKDVRFRIIQMVKGQTNITFGQGKRDIFDHIGILVNESEYFQMVDKAQELGWKVNEGERRTFISTPWKLKIELQKRHEVVTEEKHTYIKAMEILLPFSEEDLMSLSYLLDLNIAEQHSERMEMGNQKWGLVFCSNDQTRLNTIKFHPTEEFNIYDPVKARLIGQN, encoded by the coding sequence ATGCAATTATTTCATTATCATTGGTGGACAGATAAGCCGGAGGAAATGGAGAGATTTTATCAGAAGTTAGGTTTTGAAACAAACCTAAGAGTAGGAAATTATAAAGGGGAAATGCAAACATTTAATCCTCCCCTGAACTGGGATGATTTTAGAGATAAAGATGTCCGATTTAGAATTATCCAAATGGTTAAAGGGCAAACCAACATTACATTTGGTCAGGGGAAGAGAGATATCTTTGACCATATTGGCATCTTAGTTAATGAATCTGAATACTTTCAAATGGTTGATAAGGCTCAAGAGCTGGGTTGGAAAGTCAACGAGGGTGAACGAAGAACTTTTATTTCAACTCCTTGGAAGCTAAAAATCGAATTGCAGAAAAGGCATGAAGTTGTAACAGAAGAAAAGCATACGTATATTAAAGCAATGGAAATCCTTTTGCCGTTCAGTGAAGAAGACCTCATGTCTCTTAGTTACCTTTTGGATCTAAATATCGCCGAGCAACATAGTGAAAGAATGGAAATGGGGAACCAAAAGTGGGGTCTTGTTTTTTGTTCTAATGACCAAACACGTTTGAATACTATTAAGTTTCATCCAACCGAAGAATTTAATATATATGATCCTGTTAAAGCGAGATTGATAGGACAAAATTAA
- a CDS encoding LLM class flavin-dependent oxidoreductase, producing MSTIQIPLSVLNLVPVREGEGSSQAIEAMVDLAQATEKMGYTRYWIAEHHNTSTLVSSATSILIKHTLEHTEKIRVGSGGVMLPNHSPLVVAEQFGTMETIYPNRVDLGLGRAPGTDQLTASALRRSQSNTVYSFPQDVETLQKFFDDEDVQDYVKAHPGIGTNVPIYILGSSTDSARLAAKLGLPYAFASHFAPAHMDEALSIYRDRFEPSEYLDEPYVIVGLNVIAAESDAEADKEETTMQQFFLNVIRGTQNPLSPPVEDMDKIWRPTEKQAASTMSSMTLKGSKDSIREQLTSFQEKYNVDEIMAVSYIYDRDKQKRSYEILKEVVDGN from the coding sequence ATGTCTACTATACAAATACCATTATCTGTTCTTAACTTAGTCCCTGTTCGCGAAGGAGAGGGCTCTTCGCAAGCTATAGAGGCTATGGTTGATTTAGCACAAGCTACTGAAAAGATGGGCTATACTCGCTATTGGATTGCAGAGCATCATAATACTTCAACGCTAGTAAGTTCTGCGACTTCCATTTTAATAAAGCATACCTTAGAGCATACGGAGAAAATTCGTGTGGGCTCAGGTGGGGTTATGCTTCCAAACCATTCTCCGTTAGTCGTAGCCGAGCAATTTGGAACGATGGAAACAATCTATCCAAACCGCGTTGATTTGGGACTTGGACGTGCTCCGGGAACAGATCAATTAACAGCAAGTGCCTTAAGAAGATCACAAAGTAATACGGTTTATTCATTCCCTCAGGATGTGGAGACCTTACAAAAGTTTTTTGATGATGAAGACGTTCAAGATTATGTGAAAGCTCACCCAGGTATAGGCACAAATGTTCCAATTTATATACTAGGCTCATCGACGGATTCAGCTCGCTTAGCAGCAAAACTAGGATTACCTTATGCGTTTGCATCTCACTTTGCTCCAGCACATATGGATGAAGCTCTATCGATTTATCGTGATCGATTTGAGCCATCCGAATACTTGGATGAACCTTATGTTATCGTAGGTCTTAATGTCATCGCAGCTGAGAGTGATGCAGAAGCAGACAAGGAAGAAACCACCATGCAGCAATTCTTCTTAAATGTCATTCGCGGTACCCAAAATCCATTAAGTCCTCCAGTTGAAGATATGGACAAGATATGGAGACCAACTGAGAAACAGGCTGCCTCTACGATGTCTAGTATGACGTTAAAAGGAAGTAAAGACTCTATACGTGAACAGTTAACTTCTTTTCAGGAAAAGTATAATGTTGATGAAATTATGGCTGTTTCTTATATTTATGATCGTGATAAGCAGAAGCGGTCTTATGAGATCTTAAAAGAAGTGGTTGATGGGAATTAG
- a CDS encoding zinc-ribbon domain-containing protein, translating into MNTVLRVMGIIAIITSIVVGIATKSFWGCLFWVTGGACIAAILFALDLIIDNQKHISELLQKSVHTKKLRTTYKTCPKCGYEHDETRKSCPKCGHRM; encoded by the coding sequence ATGAATACTGTACTTAGGGTCATGGGTATCATAGCAATAATCACAAGCATAGTAGTAGGAATTGCAACAAAATCTTTTTGGGGTTGCTTATTTTGGGTCACTGGCGGAGCATGTATTGCAGCAATTTTATTTGCATTAGACCTTATCATAGATAATCAAAAACATATATCTGAACTTCTACAAAAATCTGTACACACTAAAAAACTTCGCACAACATATAAAACATGTCCCAAGTGTGGTTATGAGCATGATGAAACGCGTAAATCTTGTCCAAAATGTGGGCATAGGATGTGA
- a CDS encoding dihydrolipoamide acetyltransferase family protein → MAKEKINMPQLGESVTEGTISSWLVEPGDTVNKYDPIAEVMTDKVNAEVPSSFTGKITELVASEGDTIEVGELMCYIETEGGGEEASSGDAGEDKTEAPVEKEAVGDADDQADEDQPMKKRYSPAVLRMAQENDIDLNQVKGSGRGGRITRKDLEKLIASGDIPKAGDKQPEQAKQEAPKQEAPAAPSQPAAASAQPAPSGPQPTAQEGDVEIPVTGVRKAIAQNMVKSKTEIPHAWMTVEVDVTNLAELRNAKKDEFKQKEGFSLTYFAFFVKAVAQALKEFPELNSTWAGDKIIQRKAINLNIAVASGNQLFVPVIKDADEKSIKGIAKDITDLAKKARDGKLTSADMEGGTFTVNNTGSFGSVQSMGVINHPQAAILQVESIVKRPVFMNGMFAARDMVNLCLSLDHRVLDGLVCGNFLARVKEILENMTKENTSVY, encoded by the coding sequence TTGGCTAAAGAAAAAATCAATATGCCTCAGCTCGGTGAGAGTGTAACAGAAGGTACAATTAGCTCATGGCTAGTTGAACCAGGCGACACGGTTAATAAGTACGATCCAATCGCAGAGGTTATGACAGATAAAGTAAACGCAGAGGTTCCATCCTCTTTCACAGGTAAAATCACTGAACTTGTCGCAAGCGAAGGCGACACAATCGAAGTCGGCGAGCTTATGTGCTATATCGAAACAGAAGGAGGAGGCGAAGAAGCTTCCTCAGGTGATGCAGGCGAGGACAAAACAGAAGCTCCTGTTGAAAAAGAGGCTGTGGGCGATGCTGATGACCAAGCAGATGAAGATCAACCGATGAAAAAGCGTTACTCACCAGCTGTACTACGTATGGCTCAAGAGAACGATATTGATCTGAATCAAGTTAAAGGATCTGGACGTGGCGGACGTATTACACGTAAAGACCTTGAAAAGCTTATCGCATCTGGCGACATTCCAAAAGCAGGTGACAAACAGCCTGAACAAGCAAAACAAGAAGCTCCAAAACAAGAAGCACCTGCAGCACCATCTCAACCAGCAGCTGCAAGCGCACAACCTGCACCATCTGGCCCACAACCTACAGCGCAAGAAGGCGATGTAGAAATCCCAGTAACAGGCGTGCGTAAAGCAATTGCTCAAAACATGGTGAAATCTAAAACTGAAATCCCTCATGCTTGGATGACAGTTGAAGTAGACGTAACCAACCTTGCTGAACTACGCAATGCGAAAAAAGACGAGTTCAAACAAAAAGAGGGCTTCAGCCTAACGTACTTCGCTTTCTTCGTAAAAGCCGTAGCACAAGCACTTAAAGAATTCCCAGAGCTTAACAGCACTTGGGCTGGTGATAAGATCATCCAACGCAAAGCGATTAATCTAAATATCGCTGTAGCAAGCGGAAACCAACTTTTCGTCCCAGTCATTAAAGACGCAGACGAAAAGAGCATCAAAGGCATCGCAAAGGACATTACAGACCTAGCGAAAAAAGCCCGCGATGGTAAACTTACATCCGCAGATATGGAAGGCGGCACATTCACCGTGAACAACACAGGTTCATTCGGCTCCGTGCAGTCTATGGGCGTCATCAACCACCCACAAGCAGCAATCCTGCAGGTTGAATCCATTGTAAAACGTCCTGTATTCATGAACGGCATGTTCGCAGCACGTGACATGGTAAACCTATGCTTGTCCCTAGACCACCGTGTACTAGACGGACTTGTGTGTGGTAACTTCCTAGCTCGTGTGAAAGAGATTTTGGAGAATATGACGAAAGAGAATACTTCGGTTTATTAA
- a CDS encoding alpha-ketoacid dehydrogenase subunit beta, with protein MPVMSYIQAVTKALQEEMQRDENVFVLGEDVGKRGGVFRATDGLYDEFGEERVIDTPLAESAIAGVGIGAAMYGKRPVAEMQFADFIMPAVNQIISEAAKMRYRSNNDWSAPMTIRAPYGGGVHGALYHSQSVESVFANQPGLKIVMPSTPYDVKGLLKAAIRDDDPVLFFEHKRAYRLIKGEVPEDDYTLPIGKADVKREGSDVTVITYGLCVNFALQAAEKLAEEGIDAHILDLRTVYPLDQEAIIEAAKKTGKVLLVTEDNKEGSIIGQVSAIIAENCLFDLDAPVQRLAGPDVPSMPYAPTMEKYFMMNPDKVEQAMRDLAEF; from the coding sequence ATGCCTGTAATGTCTTATATACAAGCTGTAACGAAAGCGTTACAAGAAGAAATGCAACGTGATGAAAATGTATTTGTATTAGGAGAAGACGTCGGAAAACGTGGAGGCGTATTCCGTGCTACTGATGGTCTTTATGACGAATTCGGTGAAGAGCGCGTAATCGATACACCACTTGCTGAATCTGCAATTGCTGGTGTTGGAATTGGTGCAGCAATGTACGGAAAGCGCCCGGTAGCTGAGATGCAGTTCGCTGACTTTATCATGCCTGCTGTAAACCAAATCATTTCGGAAGCGGCTAAAATGCGTTACCGCTCAAACAATGATTGGAGCGCACCAATGACAATCCGTGCTCCATATGGTGGAGGCGTACACGGCGCACTATACCACTCTCAATCTGTTGAGTCTGTATTTGCGAATCAGCCAGGTCTAAAAATCGTAATGCCTTCAACGCCTTACGATGTGAAAGGACTATTAAAAGCAGCAATTCGTGATGATGACCCTGTCCTATTCTTTGAGCATAAACGTGCTTATCGTCTGATCAAAGGCGAAGTACCTGAGGATGATTACACACTTCCAATTGGAAAAGCTGATGTAAAACGTGAAGGTTCTGACGTAACAGTTATCACTTACGGTCTATGTGTAAACTTTGCGCTTCAAGCTGCTGAAAAGCTAGCTGAAGAAGGCATTGACGCACACATTTTAGACCTACGCACAGTGTATCCACTTGATCAGGAAGCAATTATTGAAGCAGCTAAGAAAACAGGTAAAGTGCTTCTTGTAACAGAAGACAACAAAGAAGGAAGCATCATCGGCCAAGTATCTGCCATTATCGCAGAAAACTGCCTATTTGATCTTGATGCACCTGTTCAACGCTTGGCTGGACCAGACGTACCATCCATGCCATATGCTCCAACGATGGAGAAATACTTCATGATGAATCCGGATAAAGTTGAACAAGCAATGCGTGATCTAGCTGAATTTTAA